In the genome of Microbacterium saperdae, one region contains:
- a CDS encoding ABC transporter substrate-binding protein has protein sequence MHRTLRRPTTLVAGGLIIALTVPLASCAGGDGNSSGQAGEVDGSTITVGVISQLESQFQLYANAYMEEYPDRKVEIRSISDDFEKYSQLLATSRLGDSLPDVFFNVDFLADTLADNNVTLDLAPGLAENKAGLDLEEFLPQFVGQYRPISDPDAVTGLPVSADSTALVYNKTLFDQVGVTEYPQDDWTWEDYYRVSAQIQEKSGGDIYGTVAPLMDGASLVTFGPVITAAGGTIYDPETNTSDISSPDALAAWESMINFYGTASGAYTTSADDPSLKFESGKVAMNITSRASISGMRETMADYEWDVARMPTVDGTHVSGGGSYGLSIGQTSSNQDAAWEFLGWFYDPEGGLAVAQTPEGGGIIPPTATGLSEGTWQDAETPANLKVYAVAAEDAVLLPQLPGTAGSVLTDAVRTAVQEVILNGKSVEDAFTTAQQTVDEALAAAKP, from the coding sequence ATGCACCGGACCCTTCGCCGCCCGACCACCCTCGTCGCTGGCGGCCTCATCATCGCCCTGACCGTCCCGCTCGCATCCTGTGCAGGCGGCGACGGCAACTCGTCCGGCCAGGCCGGCGAGGTGGACGGCAGCACCATCACAGTGGGTGTGATCTCGCAGCTCGAATCTCAGTTCCAGCTGTATGCGAATGCATACATGGAGGAGTACCCCGACCGGAAGGTCGAGATCCGCAGCATCAGCGACGACTTCGAGAAGTACTCGCAGCTGCTCGCCACCTCACGGCTCGGGGACAGCCTCCCGGACGTGTTCTTCAACGTCGACTTCCTCGCCGACACGCTCGCCGACAACAACGTGACTCTGGACCTCGCGCCGGGGCTCGCAGAGAACAAGGCCGGCCTCGACCTGGAAGAGTTCCTGCCGCAGTTTGTTGGACAGTACCGGCCTATCAGCGATCCGGATGCAGTCACCGGTCTGCCGGTCAGCGCGGACTCGACCGCCCTTGTCTACAACAAGACGCTCTTCGACCAGGTCGGTGTCACCGAGTACCCGCAGGACGATTGGACGTGGGAGGACTACTACCGCGTCTCCGCACAGATCCAGGAGAAGTCGGGCGGTGACATCTACGGAACGGTCGCTCCACTGATGGACGGCGCTTCGCTCGTCACCTTCGGGCCGGTCATCACCGCCGCCGGTGGAACCATCTACGATCCCGAGACGAACACCAGCGACATCTCCTCCCCGGATGCCCTGGCCGCATGGGAGTCGATGATCAACTTCTACGGCACCGCGTCGGGGGCCTACACGACCAGCGCCGACGACCCGTCCCTGAAGTTTGAGTCTGGCAAGGTGGCGATGAACATCACCTCACGCGCCTCGATCTCCGGGATGCGCGAGACGATGGCCGACTACGAGTGGGACGTTGCTCGCATGCCAACCGTCGACGGTACCCACGTCTCCGGTGGTGGCTCCTACGGCCTGTCCATCGGCCAGACCAGCTCGAACCAGGACGCAGCATGGGAGTTCCTCGGCTGGTTCTATGACCCCGAGGGCGGCCTCGCTGTCGCGCAGACCCCTGAGGGCGGTGGCATCATCCCACCGACGGCGACCGGTCTCTCGGAAGGAACGTGGCAGGACGCGGAAACGCCCGCCAACCTGAAGGTGTACGCCGTCGCCGCCGAGGACGCAGTGCTCCTGCCTCAGCTGCCCGGCACTGCCGGCTCCGTACTCACCGACGCAGTTCGAACGGCCGTGCAGGAAGTCATCTTGAACGGTAAGTCCGTCGAGGACGCGTTCACAACAGCGCAACAGACGGTCGACGAAGCTCTCGCGGCCGCCAAGCCCTGA
- a CDS encoding carbohydrate ABC transporter permease, giving the protein MSLDTQTRRSAQNRDDRPIPSNTERTSKAKSLRRTRVIDGATATVFLAPGLIAFLIFVVLPALVGLGLSFFDWDLFSTPEFVGVDNFVRLIGDAAMWKSLGVTALFVIMGVLPTTVLGFCLAVVANSGIRGASAFRILYFLPLVASSAVASAIWINIYQPRAGLLNSIIGLFGVQGPAWLTDPATARPALVLMMIWSALPVVIILYIASLQRIPDDLYSAAALDGANKWRQLWSITWPSVAGTTGLVLVLQLIGFLGGALETALIMTGGGPLGETTSLALYAYNVGFERREVGYASAVSLFQLAILAVGFVIYQIVMHGRKARA; this is encoded by the coding sequence ATGAGTCTCGACACTCAAACTCGACGGTCAGCGCAGAACCGCGACGACCGTCCCATCCCGTCGAACACTGAGCGAACGTCAAAGGCTAAAAGCCTTCGGCGCACGCGCGTCATCGACGGAGCCACCGCGACAGTCTTCCTCGCGCCGGGCCTGATAGCGTTCCTCATCTTCGTGGTGCTTCCGGCGCTCGTGGGCTTGGGTCTCTCGTTCTTCGACTGGGACCTGTTCTCCACTCCTGAGTTCGTGGGCGTGGACAATTTCGTGCGGCTCATCGGGGATGCCGCGATGTGGAAGTCGCTCGGAGTGACAGCGCTGTTCGTCATCATGGGAGTCCTCCCCACGACCGTCCTCGGCTTCTGTCTTGCGGTCGTCGCCAACTCCGGGATTCGTGGGGCCTCAGCGTTCCGTATCCTCTACTTCTTGCCGCTGGTGGCCTCGAGCGCCGTCGCCTCGGCCATCTGGATCAATATCTACCAGCCGCGCGCGGGGCTACTGAACTCCATCATCGGTCTGTTCGGCGTTCAAGGACCGGCGTGGCTTACAGACCCGGCCACAGCTCGACCCGCCCTCGTCCTCATGATGATCTGGAGCGCGCTTCCCGTCGTCATCATTCTCTACATCGCTTCGTTACAGCGGATTCCGGACGACTTGTACTCGGCGGCTGCGCTCGACGGAGCGAACAAGTGGCGTCAGCTGTGGAGTATCACCTGGCCCAGCGTCGCGGGTACGACCGGACTGGTGCTCGTGCTGCAGCTCATCGGCTTCCTTGGTGGGGCGCTCGAGACCGCCCTCATCATGACCGGGGGAGGACCGCTCGGTGAGACCACATCTCTCGCGCTCTATGCCTACAACGTCGGCTTCGAGCGCCGCGAGGTCGGCTACGCGAGTGCGGTGTCGCTGTTCCAACTGGCG